The DNA region GCAACTTCTTCTGCTATCTGCACGATCACAACGAGAACACCATTGTCGATCCGGCGGTGATCTATTTCGATTTTGCTAATCCCCTTTATTCAGGAGTGAAATGATGTCAGCGGCTCATATTGTTCATCGCGACGGCGGCTTTTACTGCGAGAAAATCGGGCAGCCATTGACCTGTGGTTTTGGCCTTGATGGCAGCGCAACACTGTCACGCCCGGCGCAGGTGCCGAACGGCTGGCTGGTGGATGCCATCGACCAGCTGTTGGTGGCCGCACCGCAGCTCAGCGGCGTGCAGCTGCCGTGGGCGAGCTGGCAGCAGGATGCCGACGCGCAGCAGCTGTTTGCGCTGGCGCAGGGCGATTATCTGGCGCGTGAGCGTTTCTGGCAGCTGCCGCTGTGGTTGCAAGGCGAGCAGTCGGTGGCAAGCGGCGCGATGCAATATGACGATGCGCGCCAGCTGTTTTATCCGCAGCGTCCACGGCGGCCAGAGGGCGAAGTCTATCGCCGCTACGATGCGCAGTGTCGGCGCACGTTGAGCTTCCGCGTGGCGGATATCGCTGAAGACGCCGAACGCTTCACCCGCTGGATGAACTCACCCCGCGTGAATGCATTTTGGGAGATGGCCGGGCCGCAGGAAGAGCAGGAAAAACATCTGCGCGCGCAGCTCGATTCCGCCTACTGCTATCCGCTGATTGGCTGCTTTGACGATGAGCCGTTTGGCTATTTTGAAGTTTACTGGGCGGCGGAAGATCGCATTGGTCGTCACTATCGCTGGCAGCCGTTCGATCGCGGCCTGCATATGCTGGTTGGCGAGGAGAAATGGCGCGGTGCGCACTTCATACGAAGCTGGCTGCGTGGCTTAACCCACTATCTTTTCCTCAATGAACCGCGCACCGAACGCGTGGTGGCTGAGCCGCGCTATGACAATCAGCGCCTGTTCCGTCATCTGCCGCTGGCCGGTTACCAGACGCTGAAAGAGTTCGATTTCCCGCACAAACGTTCCCGGTTGGTGATGAGTACCCGCCAACGTTTTTTCAGCGAGGTGGGACTATGAAGCTGGCGCTGTGGCAGCGGGTTAACCGCGAAATGGTCGCTAAAATCCTCGCCGAGCTGGAATATGAGCGGGCATTAACGGCAAGCGAAACGGCAGCGGGCGAATGGGCGATCGCCGTGCAGGATGAGACCTGGCACTTTGCCGCCACGCGCGGCATCTGGGGCTGGTTGCATATCGATCCCACCACGCTTTCCACCCGCAGCGGCGCGGAAGTAGAGGCGGAGCGCACCCTGCGCCAGCTGGCGGAACTGCTGAAGATGAGCGATGCGCAAACGGCTGAACATCTGGAAGATCTCTACGCCACGCTGCGCGGCGATATGCAGTTGCTGGAAGCGCGCGAACAGCTGGATGCCCGTGCGCTGATTGCGCTGGACCCGGATGAGTTGCAGTGTTTGCTCAGCGGCCATCCGAAATTCATCTTTAATAAAGGCCGTCGCGGCTGGGGCGTGGATGCACTGCGCGCGTATGCGCCGGAATATCGCGGCCGTTTTCGCCTGCACTGGATTGCGGTGCGCCGCGATCTGCTGGTCTGGAGCAGCGATGATGCCTGCGATCTCGATGAGCTGCTGAGCAGCGCCATGAATCACAACGAACGCCAGCGTTTTCAGCAGCACTGGACGGCGTGCCAGCTGAACGATAACTGGCTGCCGGTGCCGCTGCATCCGTGGCAGTGGCAGCAAAAAATCGCGCTGCATTTCCTGCCGCAGCTGGCGCGTGGCGAAATGGTTGAGTTGGGCGAATTTGGCGATGACTATCTCGCACAGCAGTCGTTACGTACGCTGACCAACGTCAGTCGCGTGGTGCCGTATGACATCAAGCTGCCGCTGACCATCTACAACACCTCCTGCTATCGCGGCATTCCGGGCAGATATATCGCCGCCGGTCCGCTGGCCTCGCGCTGGCTGCAGCAGCAGTTTGCCGCTGACGCCACGCTGCGTGCCACCGGCGCGCATATTCTTGGTGAGCCCGCTGCCGGTTATCTTTCCCACGACGGTTACGCCGCGCTGCCCGGCGCGCCGTATCGCTATCAGGAGATGCTGGGTGTGATCTGGCGCGAAAATCCCTCCTGCTATCTGCAAGCGGGCGAGCAGGCGGTGTTAATGGCTGCGCTGATGGAAACCGATAATGCCGGATGGCCGCTGATTGACGCCTGGATCGCTGAGTCCGGTTTGTCCGCCGAGGCGTGGCTCAGCCAGCTGTTTAGCGCAGTAGTGATTCCGTTTTACCACCTGATGTGCCGCTACGGCGTGGCGCTGATCGCCCACGGCCAAAACGTCACTCTGATCATGAAAGATCACATTCCGCAGCGCATTTTACTCAAGGATTTTCAGGGCGATATGCGCCTGGTCGATCAGGATTTCCCGCAGGCCGCGTCGCTGCCGCCTGAGGTGAAAGCCGTTACCGCGCGCCTGAGCGCGGATTACCTGATTCACGATCTGCAAACCGGCCATTTTGTTACCGTGCTGCGCTTTATCTCGCGGCTGACCCAGCGCTGCGGCGTCAGTGAAACGCGCTTTTATCAGCTGCTGGCCAGCGTCATTGACGATTACATGGCACAGCATCCTGAGCTGGCCGCGCGCTTTGCGCTGTTCGATCTGTTTAAACCGCAAATCATTCGCGTGGTGCTTAATCCGGTCAAACTCACCTTTTCTGAGCAGGATGGCGGCAGCCGTATGTTGCCGAACTACTTAACCGATCTGGATAATCCCCTCTATCTCGTTACCCGGGAGTCAGTAGCATGAAGACTTACGATTTTATCGGCATTGGCATTGGTCCTTTCAACCTCAGCGTTGCCGCGCTGGCTGAAAACATCGAAGGCTTCAGCTCGCTGTTCCTCGAACGCAAGCCGCATTTCGCCTGGCATCCGGGCATGATGGTGCCCGATTGCTATATGCAAACCAGCTTCCTGAAGGATCTGGTCAGCGCGGTTGATCCCACTAACCGCTACAGCTTCGTTAACTATCTGGTCAAGCGGAAAAAGTTTTACCGCTTTTTGACCACCGAGCAGCGTACCGTGTCACGCGAGGAGTTCGCTGACTATCTGTGCTGGGCCGCCGACGGCCTGAGCAACCTCGCCTTTGGTCAGGCGGTGGAGCAGGTGACCTTTGATGACGACGCCAAACTGTTTGATGTGAAAACCTCGCAGGGCCATTACCGCGCGCGCCACGTTTGTCTCGGCATTGGCAAGCAAATCAATCTTCCGCCCTGCGTTACCGAACGCAGCGACCGTTGCTTCCACGCCAGCGAAATGATGCTGCGTACGCCAGCGCTGGGCGGCAAGCGCGTCACTATCGTGGGCGGCGGCCAGAGCGGCGCAGACCTGTTCCTGAATATTTTTCGCGGTGAATGGGGCCAGCCAACCTCATTGAACTGGGTGTCGCGTCGCAATAACTACAACGCGCTGGATGAAGCGGCGTTCGCTAACGAATATTTCACGCCGGAATACCTCGAAAGCTTCTCCTCGCTGGATGAGAAAGTGCGTCATCGCCTGCTGAATGAGCAGCGCATGACCTCTGACGGCATCACGCAGGAATCGCTTCTGGCAATTTACCGTGCGATGTATCACAAATTTGAAGTGTTGCGCGAAAAACCCTGGGCGCATTTGTTACCCTCCCGCTCCGTTACGGCAGTGACGCCGGTGGGCGATGCGCAACGGTTGACGCTGCAACACTGTCTGGATGATGGCGAAGAGCAACTCGATGCCGACGTGGTGATTTTTGCCACTGGTTATCAGGCGGCACGCCCGGCGTTTTTGGCGCCGGTGGCGCACCGTCTGCATGTTGATGACGATGAAGGTTTCCAGGTGAACACTGACTTCACGCTGAACTGGGACGGCCCGCAGCAGAACAGCCTGTTTGCCGTTAACGCCGGTATGCACAGCCTGGGCATCGCTGAACCGCAGCTGAGCCTGATGGCGTGGCGCGCAGCGCGCATCCTCAATCGCGCGCACAGCAGCGAGCCTTTTGAGTTAGCCACCACGCCAGGCGTGATCCAGTGGCGCAGCCAGCCCGATGCCGCCAGTCATGAACGTTCCGCTTTAACACAAACGATGCAGTTTTAAGAACCATACTGGGAAAATAATCATAATGAAGCGTCCACATCTTTGGGTTTTAAATCCTTGTTTACTGGCCATTCTGGCGGGGAGCGGCTGGAGTGCCGCCGCCGCGCAGAGCGATGAGCTGGTGGTCTCGGCCAGCCGCTCGCACCGCAGCGTGGCCGATATGGCGCAAACCACCTGGGTGCTTGAGCAGGCAGATATTGAGCAGCAGGTGCAGGGTGGCAAAGAGCTGAAAGAAGTGCTGGCTCAGCTGATTCCGGGCATGGACGTCAGCAGCCAGGGCCGTACCAACTACGGCATGAACATGCGTGGACGCTCAATGATGGTGATGGTGGACGGCGTACGGCTGAACTCCTCGCGCAGCGACAGCCGTCAGCTGGACGCCATCGATCCCTTTAATATTGAACGCATCGAAGTAATTTCCGGCGCCACCTCGCTGTACGGCGGTGGCAGCACCGGTGGCCTGATCAATATCGTCACCAAAAAAGGCCAGTCAGAGAAGCAGGTTGAGTTTCAGACCGGCGCCAAAAGTGGCTTCAACAGCCATAACGATCACGATGAGAGCGTGGCAGCCGCGGTCAGCGGCGGCACCGATAAAGCCTCTGGTCGCGTGTCGGCCTCATACCAGCGCTACGGCGGCTGGTATGACGGCAAAGGCAACGAGTCGATCATTGATAACACGCAAACCGGCCTGCAATATTCCGATCGTATTGATCTGATGGGCACCGGCACGCTGAATATCGATGATAATCAGCAGCTTCAGCTGACTACCCAGTATTACAAAAGCGAATCAGACGGCAAACACGGGCTTTATCTCGGCGAGAACTTTTCTGCCGTGACCGGCTCGGGCGATGCCTACAACTCGG from Duffyella gerundensis includes:
- a CDS encoding lysine N(6)-hydroxylase/L-ornithine N(5)-oxygenase family protein; its protein translation is MKTYDFIGIGIGPFNLSVAALAENIEGFSSLFLERKPHFAWHPGMMVPDCYMQTSFLKDLVSAVDPTNRYSFVNYLVKRKKFYRFLTTEQRTVSREEFADYLCWAADGLSNLAFGQAVEQVTFDDDAKLFDVKTSQGHYRARHVCLGIGKQINLPPCVTERSDRCFHASEMMLRTPALGGKRVTIVGGGQSGADLFLNIFRGEWGQPTSLNWVSRRNNYNALDEAAFANEYFTPEYLESFSSLDEKVRHRLLNEQRMTSDGITQESLLAIYRAMYHKFEVLREKPWAHLLPSRSVTAVTPVGDAQRLTLQHCLDDGEEQLDADVVIFATGYQAARPAFLAPVAHRLHVDDDEGFQVNTDFTLNWDGPQQNSLFAVNAGMHSLGIAEPQLSLMAWRAARILNRAHSSEPFELATTPGVIQWRSQPDAASHERSALTQTMQF
- the iucC gene encoding IucA/IucC family protein, translated to MKLALWQRVNREMVAKILAELEYERALTASETAAGEWAIAVQDETWHFAATRGIWGWLHIDPTTLSTRSGAEVEAERTLRQLAELLKMSDAQTAEHLEDLYATLRGDMQLLEAREQLDARALIALDPDELQCLLSGHPKFIFNKGRRGWGVDALRAYAPEYRGRFRLHWIAVRRDLLVWSSDDACDLDELLSSAMNHNERQRFQQHWTACQLNDNWLPVPLHPWQWQQKIALHFLPQLARGEMVELGEFGDDYLAQQSLRTLTNVSRVVPYDIKLPLTIYNTSCYRGIPGRYIAAGPLASRWLQQQFAADATLRATGAHILGEPAAGYLSHDGYAALPGAPYRYQEMLGVIWRENPSCYLQAGEQAVLMAALMETDNAGWPLIDAWIAESGLSAEAWLSQLFSAVVIPFYHLMCRYGVALIAHGQNVTLIMKDHIPQRILLKDFQGDMRLVDQDFPQAASLPPEVKAVTARLSADYLIHDLQTGHFVTVLRFISRLTQRCGVSETRFYQLLASVIDDYMAQHPELAARFALFDLFKPQIIRVVLNPVKLTFSEQDGGSRMLPNYLTDLDNPLYLVTRESVA
- a CDS encoding GNAT family N-acetyltransferase, which produces MSAAHIVHRDGGFYCEKIGQPLTCGFGLDGSATLSRPAQVPNGWLVDAIDQLLVAAPQLSGVQLPWASWQQDADAQQLFALAQGDYLARERFWQLPLWLQGEQSVASGAMQYDDARQLFYPQRPRRPEGEVYRRYDAQCRRTLSFRVADIAEDAERFTRWMNSPRVNAFWEMAGPQEEQEKHLRAQLDSAYCYPLIGCFDDEPFGYFEVYWAAEDRIGRHYRWQPFDRGLHMLVGEEKWRGAHFIRSWLRGLTHYLFLNEPRTERVVAEPRYDNQRLFRHLPLAGYQTLKEFDFPHKRSRLVMSTRQRFFSEVGL